In Campylobacter vicugnae, a genomic segment contains:
- a CDS encoding motility associated factor glycosyltransferase family protein — protein sequence MQNGEKKDINELKNDISKKDERDLTEDEKKFKELDAKIAQKIQNEEEITTLDKNITAMMPYAIDTSLTLFGLEENKKFGVYMGKDPLDLNIINLETKEYLYNSPAKDVEKKIIEFEEEYARHRALFIYGIGNGVFLKSILANPSHKKIFVFEPEIEILYAALSLIDFSRDIFTDRLVILDSHKVTFLQFYIICKMPDVFHSFRLYNMHIIDDYYNNEKYQENILELNKTMQKAIVQTLYERGNDSKDCLLGMIQTTQHLPDVFGAIPLRDIINKRKGKIDSAVVVSTGPSLHKQLPILKKLAPYTVIVAVDASYPILKEYGIKPDYVTSIERIQPTPDFFKPARTKFDDGIIFVVASLTHHESVENLHDKDVCYAMRPLNYEMSFKDFKFGYIGGGQSAAHMAWNITQALDCKDVMLIGQDLAYGEDGTSHSKGHIFKETEIPVEEVPIMTTKYGGQGEIQTTFVWNLFRQYFEHNIAMLQRSNPDYKLYNCTEGGARIEGTTEVPFKEMAEKIIAKGKKKNFKPIMPISKEKQEQHLKKAIKNITGIFKTGHKIQKKCERLYLKIAKEIEKGKKLKEQDKADKINYDKLQKLSFEIDSLKEYVFKDKIFMSSFYGICGAMLNSQELELAVISARRADTDEEKNDKLFEWVSCQSYWIFSLAGSIDATLGKLADAASGFMDSHKLLEQ from the coding sequence ATGCAAAATGGTGAAAAAAAAGATATTAATGAGTTAAAAAACGACATCTCAAAAAAAGATGAACGAGATCTAACAGAAGATGAGAAAAAGTTCAAAGAACTAGATGCCAAAATAGCTCAAAAAATCCAAAATGAAGAAGAGATAACAACCCTTGATAAAAACATAACTGCAATGATGCCGTATGCTATTGATACATCTCTTACGCTTTTTGGTCTAGAAGAAAATAAAAAATTTGGCGTATATATGGGTAAGGATCCGCTAGATTTAAATATCATAAATCTTGAAACTAAAGAGTATCTATATAATAGTCCAGCTAAAGATGTAGAAAAGAAGATAATCGAGTTTGAAGAGGAGTATGCCAGACATAGAGCATTATTTATCTATGGAATTGGCAATGGTGTATTTTTAAAATCGATTTTGGCTAATCCAAGCCATAAAAAGATCTTTGTATTTGAACCTGAGATTGAAATATTATATGCTGCACTTAGCTTGATTGACTTTTCTAGGGATATTTTTACCGATAGGCTTGTTATTCTTGATTCGCATAAGGTTACATTTTTGCAATTTTATATTATATGTAAAATGCCTGATGTATTTCATAGTTTTAGGCTGTATAATATGCATATTATAGATGATTATTATAATAATGAAAAATATCAAGAAAATATCTTAGAGTTAAATAAAACAATGCAAAAAGCAATTGTTCAAACCTTATATGAACGTGGTAATGATTCTAAAGATTGTCTATTAGGTATGATTCAAACAACTCAGCACCTACCAGATGTATTTGGCGCTATACCTCTTAGAGATATTATCAATAAACGCAAAGGCAAGATTGATTCAGCTGTAGTTGTATCTACTGGTCCATCACTGCACAAGCAGCTTCCAATCCTTAAAAAGCTAGCTCCATATACTGTAATAGTAGCAGTAGATGCAAGCTATCCAATTTTAAAAGAGTATGGGATTAAGCCTGATTATGTTACTTCGATTGAGAGAATTCAGCCTACTCCAGATTTTTTCAAACCTGCTAGAACTAAATTTGATGATGGAATAATTTTTGTCGTAGCGTCTCTTACTCATCATGAATCAGTAGAAAATTTACATGATAAAGATGTTTGTTATGCTATGAGACCGCTTAATTATGAGATGAGTTTTAAAGATTTTAAATTTGGCTATATCGGTGGCGGACAAAGTGCTGCGCATATGGCATGGAATATAACTCAAGCTTTAGATTGTAAAGATGTAATGCTAATAGGCCAAGACTTAGCATATGGAGAAGATGGCACTAGCCACTCTAAAGGGCATATATTTAAAGAGACAGAGATTCCAGTAGAAGAAGTGCCTATAATGACTACAAAATATGGCGGACAAGGCGAAATTCAAACTACTTTTGTGTGGAATTTATTTAGGCAGTATTTTGAGCATAATATCGCAATGCTACAAAGAAGCAATCCGGACTATAAGCTATATAATTGTACAGAAGGTGGCGCAAGGATAGAAGGAACAACTGAGGTGCCATTTAAAGAGATGGCTGAAAAGATTATCGCAAAAGGTAAAAAGAAAAACTTTAAGCCTATTATGCCAATAAGCAAAGAAAAACAAGAACAGCACCTTAAAAAAGCGATTAAAAACATAACTGGAATTTTCAAAACTGGCCATAAAATTCAAAAAAAATGCGAACGCCTATATCTAAAAATTGCCAAAGAGATAGAAAAAGGCAAAAAGCTAAAAGAGCAAGATAAAGCAGATAAAATCAACTATGATAAGTTACAAAAACTCTCATTTGAGATTGATAGCCTAAAAGAATATGTCTTTAAAGATAAAATTTTTATGTCTTCATTTTATGGAATTTGTGGTGCGATGCTAAATAGCCAAGAGTTAGAATTGGCTGTAATTTCAGCTCGTAGAGCCGATACTGATGAAGAAAAAAACGATAAATTGTTTGAGTGGGTTTCATGCCAAAGCTACTGGATATTTAGTTTAGCTGGAAGTATAGATGCGACTTTAGGCAAACTAGCTGATGCGGCTAGTGGATTTATGGATAGCCATAAATTATTAGAACAATGA